Proteins encoded in a region of the Hypanus sabinus isolate sHypSab1 chromosome 12, sHypSab1.hap1, whole genome shotgun sequence genome:
- the LOC132403251 gene encoding histone H2B type 1-O-like, producing the protein MPDQSKASKKGGKKAVSKAQAKGGKKRRRARRETYCIYVYKVMKQVHPDTGISSKAMGIMNSFVNDIFERIAGEASRLAHYNKRSTITSREIQTAVRLLLPGELAKHAVSEGTKAVTKYTSSK; encoded by the coding sequence ATGCCTGACCAGTCGAAAGCTTCCAAGAAAGGCGGCAAGAAAGCCGTGTCCAAAGCGCAAGCCAAGGGCGGCAAGAAGCGCAGGAGGGCAAGAAGGGAGACTTACTGCATCTACGTCTACAAGGTAATGAAACAAGTTCATCCCGACACCGGCATCTCCTCGAAGGCCATGGGCATTATGAATTCGTTCGTGAACGATATTTTCGAGCGCATTGCGGGCGAGGCTTCCCGCCTGGCTCATTACAACAAGCGTTCGACCATCACCTCTCGGGAGATCCAGACCGCCGTGCGCCTGTTGCTGCCCGGGGAACTGGCCAAGCACGCCGTGTCGGAAGGGACAAAGGCGgtgaccaagtacaccagctccaaGTGA
- the LOC132403256 gene encoding histone H4, with protein sequence MSGRGKGGKGLGKGGAKRHRKVLRDNIQGITKPAIRRLARRGGVKRISGLIYEETRGVLKVFLENVIRDAVTYTEHAKRKTVTAMDVVYALKRQGRTLYGFGG encoded by the coding sequence ATGtctggcagagggaaaggaggcaAAGGACTGGGCAAAGGCGGAGCCAAGCGGCACCGTAAAGTGCTCCGTGATAACATCCAGGGCATCACCAAACCGGCCATCCGCCGTCTGGCTCGGCGTGGCGGCGTCAAGCGGATCTCGGGTCTGATCTACGAGGAGACCCGCGGggtgctgaaggttttcctggAGAATGTGATCCGGGATGCGGTCACCTACACCGAGCACGCCAAGCGCAAGACGGTCACTGCCATGGATGTGGTGTACGCTCTGAAACGCCAGGGCCGCACTCTCTATGGCTTCGGCGGTTGA